The stretch of DNA atcataattttatgattcaaaacTCCTCATTTACCAATGAAAAATGTGCCTCAAAGATtccaaaaaaatcatatttttccaaCTATCTCCCACATGAATGAAATTGTTAGTTCTAATGAAAAACAATATGGTGATATATTCTACAATTGATAGTTGCATAGGATAGGTAGGCATCAACCCTTAaaccttcccttgtgaaagtatatttTCTTTACTAGTTAACCAGTAGATGCGATGTCCTTGAATTGTTCTATTGTTTGTGTAAACAATGATATACCTCACACAACTACCTCACTAGCAAGATCTTCATTCTCATGGGTATGTTCATATGGCCATGAACATCTCATGGTTCTACACGAGTTTAAGAGAACTATACCCCAGTAATCTCCTTGAAGTAGTCCCACTTCACTCACATAGGTGGCTTATGTTGCTCAGCTCATCGAAACACATAATGGTAATTAAAGTTTTGTTTAACCTATCTCACTTTAAATAATTGTTTATATCATAGTAACGGACTTGGGATAAGAACCCCTATAGTGACCTCACAAGATCTATGCAATTAGGTTGTCCCTTTGAACCTAGATCTTGGGATCTCCAGTCAACTAGGTTGGGTTTTCCTTTACATAGCGCCTTTAATTTCCATGGGATTTAGTCTCATTCCTTTCGATGTTTTATTAACTTCTCTCGATTTAAGCCTTTAGTTAATAGATCCGCAACGTTATCTTTTGAAtttacaaaatcaatagagatGACTCCATTTGAGATCAGTTGTCTAATTGTATTGTGTCAACGATGCATATGTCTCGACTTACCATAATATAATACATTTTGTGCTCTACCAATTGTTTCTTGATTGtcacaatatatacatattgtagGCATAGGCTTTGGCCAGTCAAGAATATCCTCCAAGAAGTTTCAAGCCATTCAGCCTCTTCTCTAGATTTCTCTAGAGCTACAAACTCAGATTCCATTATGGATCTGGTTATAATCATTTTCTTTGAGGATTTCCATGACATAACTCCTCCTCCCAATGTAAAAACATATCCACTTGTGCCTTTGGTATCTTGAATATCAGATATCCAACTGGCACCAGGGAATCCTTCTAAGACAGCATGTTCTCTAGAATCATGAAATCTGTAGTCCCAAGTATATCTGAGATATCTCATTACCCTTACAATTGCTTTCCAGTGGTTTTCCCCTCGATTGCTTGTGAATCTGCTTAAACTACTCACAGTGAAAGCAATATCTGGTCTAGTATAGCTCATAAGGTACATTAGACTGCCTATGACTCTTGCATATTCCAATTGGTCAACACTTTCGCATTTGTTTTTGGACAGATGTTGACTCGTATCTATTAGAGTTTTGGCTATACTAAAGTCATCCTTACTAAATTTCCCAAGAATCTTGTCCACATAGTGTGACTAAGTCATTATGAGACCTTCAGATGCCCTTTTGATTTGGATGCCAAAAATCATATCAGCTAGTCCCATATCTTTCATGTCAAATCTTGAATTTAACATGTCCTTGGTACACGTTACCATTTCATTGTTACTTCCAACAATgagtatgtcatcaacatataagcaTAAGATTATATATCAAACATCAGTAGTTTTGACATACACACATTTGTCACAGTCATTAATCTTAAAGTCAATTATCATCATAAAATTATTGAACTTTTCATGCCATTGCTTTGGTacttgcttaagtccatataaaGACTTTGCCAATTTACAAACTTTCTTTTCTTGTCCTGGAACTACATGACCCTCAGGTTGTTCCATGTAAATTTCTACATCAACATCTCCATTTACGAAAGTTATTTTAACATTCATTTCTTGACTATTTTTATCTATAGTGTCTGAAATTCTTTTTGTTGATCTTGAATCAATTTCCCTAGTTTTACAAGGGAAGATGTTTTCAAAGAATGAAACATTCTTTGATTCCAATATAGTATTCTTATAAATTTTGGGATTCTTTGATTCATACCCAAGAAATCGATATGCATTGCTATGTTCTGCATAGCCAATGAAAATACAATCCACTATTTTAGAACCTATTTTCATTTGCTTTGGTAATGGAGTCATTACCTTCGCAAGACACCCCCACACTTTCAAGTAGTTGTAAGAAAGTTTTATGCCTTTCTATAACTCATATGATGCCTTGTCCATTTTCTTGTGAGGAACCtgatttaaaaggtaattagctGACAAAATAGCTTCCCCCCACATGTTCTGTGATAACCTAAAGCTTCCTAGCATTGCGTTCATCATTTCCTTTAGAGTTCGATTTTTCCGCTCGGATACTCCATTTATTTAAAGAGATAATAGTGGTGTTAATTCATGTATAATACCATGTGTGCACAATATTCaccaaatggttcaacatattcGCCACCACGATCACTTCTtactatattaatatttttattaagttggGTTTTAACTTCTTGCTTAAAGAGAATAATCTTCTCTATAGCTTCATTTTTGcttttaataaaatatacataacaatattttgtgctatcatcaatgaaggtaataaaatatttat from Gossypium hirsutum isolate 1008001.06 chromosome D04, Gossypium_hirsutum_v2.1, whole genome shotgun sequence encodes:
- the LOC121216095 gene encoding secreted RxLR effector protein 161-like, with amino-acid sequence MYLMSYTRPDIAFTVSSLSRFTSNRGENHWKAIVRVMRYLRYTWDYRFHDSREHAVLEGFPGASWISDIQDTKGTSGYVFTLGGGVMSWKSSKKMIITRSIMESEFVALEKSREEAEWLETSWRIFLTGQSLCLQYVYIVTIKKQLVEHKMYYIMVSRDICIVDTIQLDN